In Humulus lupulus chromosome 7, drHumLupu1.1, whole genome shotgun sequence, the following are encoded in one genomic region:
- the LOC133788864 gene encoding methyl-CpG-binding domain-containing protein 10-like — MATTVENKDEKGSIELPAPEGWAKKQIPKNSGTARRNEIVFIAPTGETIKSKKQLDQYLKSHPGGPPSSEFNWSTGETPRRSRRISEKSKLSETESPESEPSQKKLKKTGSKQEENDNADKEEEVVEGKDETSVREETEASKDVEMKEVDAGDASKVSTAAAAAVSKGDGSIEDVVTATSAGNNTESKAEEKDGGDEMSVEIIENQATANKTADYEKEQVANDPPTAEELKEEAENEKEPEAPSDLFQKVVAVPMLTPVEELKEEAEKEKEPEAPSDLSQKVVAVPVPTPVEELKEEAEKEKEPEAPSDLSKKVVAVPVPMPVEELKEEAEKEKEPEAPSDLSQKVVAVPVLTPVEELKEEAEKEKEPEAPSDLSQKVVAVPVPMPVAEAPVSEDAKEVAEKQPVEGEERKDTEPIEKAEKNVNEAVFEAAEEKEEKQLEEKTGDKKVPTLKLASDEETKVTDENSKYSVNLEEKTPQEPKASQVS; from the exons ATGGCGACCACGGTGGAGAACAAAGATGAGAAAGGTTCGATCGAGCTTCCAGCACCCGAAGGCTGGGCCAAGAAG CAAATACCAAAAAACAGTGGGACGGCAAGGAGAAATGAGATAGTATTTATTGCACCTACAGGGGAAACGATCAAGAGTAAGAAACAACTAGATCAATATCTCAAGTCTCATCCTGGAGGCCCCCCTAGCTCTGAGTTCAATTGGAGCAcag GTGAAACTCCAAGGCGTTCTAGAAGAATAAGTGAGAAATCAAAATTAAGCGAGACAGAATCACCAGAAAGTGAGCCTTCCCAGAAAAAGCTTAAAAAAACAGGCTCAAAGCAGGAAGAAAATGATAATGCAGACAAGGAAGAAGAGGTTGTTGAAGGAAAGGATGAAACTAGTGTCAGGGAGGAAACTGAAGCAAGTAAAGATGTGGAAATGAAAGAAGTAGATGCAGGGGATGCCAGCAAAGtttctactgctgctgctgctgctgtgaGCAAAGGAGATGGTTCTATTGAGGACGTGGTTACTGCTACATCTGCTGGAAACAACACAGAGTCAAAAGCTGAAGAAAAGGATGGAGGAGATGAGATGAGTGTGGAGATAATTGAGAATCAGGCAACTGCTAACAAGACTGCTGATTATGAGAAAGAACAGGTTGCAAATGACCCACCTACAGCAGAAGAATTGAAGGAAGAAGCTGAAAATGAAAAAGAGCCTGAAGCTCCATCAGATCTGTTCCAAAAGGTTGTGGCTGTCCCAATGCTGACGCCAGTAGAAGAATTGAAGGAAGAAGCTGAAAAGGAAAAAGAGCCTGAAGCTCCATCAGATCTGTCCCAAAAGGTTGTGGCTGTCCCAGTGCCGACGCCAGTAGAAGAATTGAAGGAAGAAGCTGAAAAGGAAAAAGAGCCTGAAGCTCCATCAGATCTGTCCAAAAAGGTTGTGGCTGTCCCAGTGCCGATGCCAGTAGAAGAATTGAAGGAAGAAGCTGAAAAGGAAAAAGAGCCTGAAGCTCCATCAGATCTGTCCCAAAAGGTTGTGGCTGTCCCAGTGCTGACGCCAGTAGAAGAATTGAAGGAAGAAGCTGAAAAGGAAAAAGAGCCTGAAGCTCCATCAGATCTGTCCCAAAAGGTTGTGGCTGTCCCAGTGCCGATGCCAGTAGCAGAGGCGCCAGTATCAGAGGACGCGAAGGAGGTAGCTGAGAAGCAGCCAGTTGAGGGTGAGGAACGTAAGGATACAGAACCAATTGAGAAAGCTGAGAAAAATGTAAATGAAGCAGTTTTTGAGGCTGCTGAAGAGAAGGAAGAAAAACAACTAGAGGAGAAAACTGGAGACAAAAAGGTCCCTACCCTGAAATTGGCTAGCGACGAAGAAACTAAAGTTACTGATGAAAACTCAAAATATTCAGTGAATCTTGAGGAGAAGACGCCACAGGAGCCCAAGGCTTCCCAAGTTAGTTGA
- the LOC133788865 gene encoding uncharacterized protein LOC133788865 produces MASLLRLKKLKLTLVVLSSTLLLLFPPIPAADVKYCDNNIDYAVKVHGVKISPDPVVIGKPATFNISASTGQDIPGGKVVIKVSYYGLHVHTETHNLCEEISCPIAAGNFVLSHSQTLPAFAPPGSYTLKMTMEDKHQLLTCISFNFKISLFSVSAD; encoded by the exons ATGGCTTCACTGCTTCGCTTGAAGAAGCTCAAGCTTACCCTTGTTGTGCTCTCCTCCACTCTTCTGCTGCTCTTTCCTCCCATTCCAGCTGCCGATGTCAAATACTGCG ATAATAACATTGACTACGCTGTGAAGGTCCATGGAGTCAAGATTTCTCCTGATCCTGTGGTAATAGGCAAGCCAGCCACCTTTAACATATCAGCCTCAACAG GTCAAGATATCCCTGGGGGAAAAGTAGTGATCAAAGTTTCTTATTATGGACTGCACGTTCATACAGAAACCCACAATCTGTGCGAGGAGATTTCCTGCCCTATTGCAGCAGGAAACTTTGTGCTCTCCCACTCACAAACTTTACCTGCATTTGCTCCACCT GGCTCCTACACTCTTAAGATGACAATGGAAGATAAACATCAATTGTTGACTTGTATAAGCTTCAATTTCAAAATCAGCCTATTTTCTGTCTCTGCTGATTAA